The Mytilus edulis chromosome 12, xbMytEdul2.2, whole genome shotgun sequence genome contains a region encoding:
- the LOC139497279 gene encoding uncharacterized protein — MYCVSCLVFFAVVVSTSEFHSSEKAHERSNIDKGLTSERLRRSLYQSGPGNKEYLFFLHYFQAINREDAYIKSIHNSRIQNWGPAFGIITMYISYDDAIRRITNHYKNHVTEDVRNAALQEIGSIIYYRESQGIKHGGLDSAHQRILDLWMIAKHSLQS, encoded by the exons ATGTATTGTGTGTCCTGCTTGGTTTTTTTCGCCGTGGTTGTATCAACTTCTg AATTCCACTCATCAGAGAAGGCACATGAGAGAAGCAACATCGACAAGGGCCTAACAAGTGAAAG aCTGCGACGTAGTTTGTACCAATCTGGTCCAGGCAACAAAGAATACCTCTTCTTTTTGCATTATTTTCAAGCCATAAATCGTGAGGATGCTTATATAAAGAGTATACATAACAGCAGAATTCAAAACTGGGGCCCGGCATTTGGAATTATTACCATGTACATATCCTATGATGATGCTATTAGAAGAATAACAAATCATTATAAGAATCATGTTACAGAAG ACGTGAGAAATGCAGCTCTACAAGAGATTGGAAGTATTATTTACTATAGAGAGAGCCAAGGAATAAAGCATGGAGGTCTTGATTCTGCTCATCAGAGAATCCTTGATTTGTGGATGATAGCAAAACATAGTCTCCAGTCTTGA